From one Leifsonia sp. Root1293 genomic stretch:
- the ccsB gene encoding c-type cytochrome biogenesis protein CcsB: MAVYAIAFIAYAIDLAKRSSSIDEVAVDASSGAVASARSASPASAAAATTTAQGYGSTATLAPSAPETDAARGYGRSAALRVGVALTVVAWLLHLSADILRGLAAGRVPWANMYEFAMTGTLVIVAVFLIANLFVDLRFLGTFVTGLVLILLGLASVNFYVAVSPLPPALQSIWLVIHVFVAATAVGLFALGFGLSVVQLMQFRRESNTADAQSTGRRLLATLPSSTKLEALAYRINIIGFILWTFTLMAGAIWAEKAWGRYWGWDTKEVWTFIIWVIYAGYIHARATRGWRGSRSAWLAIIGFSAVLFNFTIVNLFFKGLHAYSGL, encoded by the coding sequence ATGGCCGTGTACGCGATCGCCTTCATCGCCTATGCGATCGACCTGGCGAAGCGCTCGTCGTCCATCGACGAGGTCGCTGTCGATGCGAGCAGCGGTGCTGTGGCATCCGCCCGCTCGGCGTCGCCCGCCTCGGCGGCGGCAGCGACGACGACCGCTCAGGGCTACGGATCCACGGCCACGCTCGCGCCCAGCGCTCCGGAGACGGATGCCGCCCGCGGCTACGGACGGTCCGCCGCGCTGCGCGTCGGCGTGGCGCTCACCGTCGTCGCGTGGCTGCTGCACCTGTCGGCCGACATCCTGCGCGGTCTCGCCGCCGGTCGCGTTCCGTGGGCCAACATGTACGAGTTCGCCATGACCGGCACGCTCGTGATCGTCGCCGTGTTCCTGATCGCGAACCTCTTCGTCGACCTGCGGTTCCTCGGCACCTTCGTGACGGGCCTCGTCCTCATCCTGCTGGGCCTCGCCTCGGTCAACTTCTACGTGGCGGTCTCGCCGCTGCCGCCGGCACTGCAGTCGATCTGGCTCGTCATCCACGTCTTCGTCGCAGCCACGGCCGTCGGCCTGTTCGCGCTCGGCTTCGGACTCTCGGTGGTGCAGCTCATGCAGTTCCGCCGCGAGAGCAACACCGCGGACGCCCAGTCCACGGGTCGCCGGCTGCTCGCCACGTTGCCGTCGTCGACCAAGCTCGAGGCGCTGGCGTACCGCATCAACATCATCGGCTTCATCCTCTGGACCTTCACCCTCATGGCCGGCGCCATCTGGGCCGAGAAGGCGTGGGGCCGGTACTGGGGCTGGGACACCAAGGAAGTGTGGACCTTCATCATCTGGGTCATCTACGCCGGATACATCCACGCTCGAGCGACCCGCGGATGGCGCGGATCAAGGTCGGCCTGGCTGGCGATCATCGGCTTCTCGGCCGTGCTGTTCAACTTCACGATCGTGAACCTGTTCTTCAAGGGTCTGCACGCGTACTCGGGGCTCTGA
- the resB gene encoding cytochrome c biogenesis protein ResB — MRRPDDHIDAAASAEAPDGTSDRDASGAEITQPKLGLVGWLRWFWRQLTSMRTALFLLLLLAVAAVPGSLVPQRSSDPNGVTQYFRDNPDLAPFLDKLQAFDVYTSAWFSSIYILLFISLIGCVIPRTKHHFDALRAQPPRTPVRLGRLAGYTERDGAGSLDEAAEAARAQLRSAGYRVAVFEKPGEKSVSAERGYLRETGNLVFHSALVGILVTVGFGGGFGFAGQRVLVEGQTFVNTLGAFDSFNPGRFFDPDTLDPYSLTLTDMAVTYEQQNQKAFGQPIDYTATVQVTEQGGDSSEQTIKVNEPLNTGGTNIYLLGNGYAPTITVRDPDGAVVFTDSIPFLPQDAQLTSIGVVKVPDGLSEQLGMIGLFYPTQGAQQPPYFSSYPDLEYPVLTLQVFEGDLGIDAGTPTSVFTLDTDSMTEIAGGKAKAKALELMPGQTQELPNGLGTVTFEDAANPSGEAAPPVTDESDAAGTAGTDYSGSVLRFASLDIHHDPTQGWVLVFALLVLAGLVTSLFIPRRRVWVKVRDAGGGALRFEYAGLARGDDPGLDAAVAAVADRHAAGFAPDAARDAEYVPEVTDEPDALESPDARA; from the coding sequence CTGCGTCGTCCCGACGACCACATCGATGCCGCGGCATCCGCCGAGGCGCCCGACGGCACCTCGGATCGCGACGCCTCGGGTGCGGAGATCACCCAGCCCAAGTTGGGACTCGTCGGCTGGCTGCGCTGGTTCTGGCGGCAGCTCACCAGCATGCGCACCGCGCTCTTCCTGCTGCTCCTGCTCGCCGTCGCGGCGGTTCCCGGTTCGCTGGTGCCTCAACGATCGAGCGACCCCAACGGTGTGACGCAGTACTTCCGCGACAACCCCGACCTGGCGCCGTTCCTCGACAAGCTCCAGGCCTTCGACGTGTACACCTCGGCGTGGTTCTCGTCGATCTACATCCTGTTGTTCATCTCGCTCATCGGATGCGTCATCCCTCGCACGAAGCACCACTTCGACGCGCTGCGTGCTCAGCCCCCGCGCACCCCCGTGCGCCTCGGCAGGCTGGCCGGCTACACCGAGCGCGACGGCGCCGGTTCGCTCGATGAGGCCGCAGAGGCCGCCCGCGCGCAACTGCGTTCGGCCGGCTATCGCGTCGCCGTCTTCGAGAAGCCCGGCGAGAAGAGCGTCTCGGCCGAGCGCGGCTATCTGCGCGAGACCGGCAACCTCGTCTTCCACAGCGCCCTCGTCGGCATCCTCGTCACGGTGGGCTTCGGCGGCGGCTTCGGCTTCGCCGGGCAGCGGGTGCTCGTCGAGGGGCAGACCTTCGTCAACACCCTCGGAGCCTTCGACTCCTTCAACCCCGGCCGCTTCTTCGATCCCGACACCCTCGACCCGTACTCCCTGACGCTGACCGACATGGCCGTCACCTACGAGCAGCAGAACCAGAAGGCGTTCGGGCAGCCGATCGACTACACGGCGACGGTTCAGGTGACGGAGCAGGGCGGAGACTCGTCAGAGCAGACCATCAAGGTGAACGAGCCGCTGAACACGGGCGGTACCAACATCTACCTGCTCGGCAACGGATACGCCCCGACGATCACAGTGCGCGACCCAGACGGCGCCGTCGTCTTCACCGACTCCATCCCGTTCCTCCCGCAGGATGCCCAGCTCACCTCCATCGGCGTCGTCAAGGTTCCCGACGGCCTGTCCGAGCAGCTCGGCATGATCGGCCTGTTCTATCCGACGCAGGGAGCCCAGCAGCCGCCCTACTTCTCGAGCTACCCCGATCTCGAGTACCCCGTGCTCACGCTCCAGGTGTTCGAGGGCGACTTGGGCATCGACGCGGGAACTCCGACATCCGTCTTCACTCTCGACACCGATTCGATGACAGAGATCGCAGGCGGCAAGGCCAAGGCGAAGGCTCTCGAGCTCATGCCCGGACAGACGCAGGAGCTTCCGAACGGCCTCGGCACCGTCACCTTCGAGGACGCCGCGAACCCGAGTGGCGAGGCGGCGCCGCCGGTCACCGATGAGAGCGACGCCGCCGGAACCGCGGGCACGGACTACTCGGGCTCGGTGCTGCGCTTCGCCTCGCTCGACATCCACCACGATCCGACGCAGGGCTGGGTGCTCGTCTTCGCTCTGCTCGTGCTGGCCGGACTCGTGACCAGCCTGTTCATTCCGCGCCGCCGGGTCTGGGTGAAGGTGCGCGACGCTGGCGGGGGAGCGCTGCGCTTCGAGTACGCCGGCCTGGCGCGCGGCGACGACCCGGGTCTCGACGCTGCGGTCGCCGCCGTTGCCGACAGGCACGCCGCCGGCTTCGCTCCGGATGCAGCCCGCGACGCCGAGTATGTTCCCGAGGTGACGGACGAGCCCGACGCGCTGGAGTCCCCGGATGCGCGGGCCTGA